One Aciduliprofundum boonei T469 genomic region harbors:
- a CDS encoding transposase, with product MSRKLDLYKVVKMGMKALKRANIPLYWSKYSRKDYTLHQHMMLIVLTQYVGSIERMLQIVREMRKIKRVMRLKKIPHKSTISRELRRIPERWIRIVLREIVKIMGIPNKFAVDSTGIQIYYRSYYYTQRIGEVGKIREGLKLHAAVDIERKLITNAIVTKWHTNDSPYLIPLLEEERVKEVYADKGYDSLRNIRFVLNKGGTPYIAIRNKARRGLRRRLLEKSKSPDWKKKYSHRNVIESVFHSFKRVVGDYIFSHSFSGASKLLLFKVLAYDLYV from the coding sequence ATGAGCAGGAAATTAGACCTGTACAAGGTTGTGAAAATGGGGATGAAAGCTCTAAAGAGAGCAAATATTCCTCTTTACTGGAGCAAGTACTCTAGGAAAGATTACACTCTGCACCAGCACATGATGCTGATAGTGCTGACACAGTATGTGGGAAGTATAGAAAGAATGCTCCAGATTGTGCGAGAAATGAGAAAGATAAAGAGGGTAATGAGATTGAAGAAAATCCCCCATAAAAGCACAATTTCAAGAGAGTTGAGAAGAATACCAGAACGATGGATTCGCATTGTGCTTAGAGAAATAGTGAAAATAATGGGAATACCCAATAAATTTGCAGTGGATTCCACAGGTATTCAAATTTATTACCGTTCATACTACTACACACAGCGAATCGGAGAAGTAGGAAAAATAAGAGAAGGATTGAAATTGCATGCTGCTGTGGATATTGAGAGGAAGCTCATTACCAATGCAATAGTTACAAAATGGCACACTAACGATTCACCGTACCTCATTCCTCTTTTGGAGGAAGAGAGAGTAAAAGAAGTGTATGCAGATAAGGGCTATGATTCTCTACGTAACATACGATTTGTTCTGAATAAAGGAGGAACTCCATACATAGCAATCCGTAATAAAGCAAGAAGAGGATTGCGAAGGAGATTGTTAGAAAAGAGCAAATCACCTGACTGGAAAAAGAAGTACTCGCATAGAAATGTAATTGAATCAGTCTTCCACTCTTTCAAAAGAGTTGTTGGAGATTACATATTTTCCCATTCTTTCTCTGGTGCTTCTAAACTCCTGCTCTTCAAAGTTCTTGCCTATGATCTCTATGTCTAA
- the pyrG gene encoding glutamine hydrolyzing CTP synthase, which translates to MKYIVVTGGVISGLGKGITTSSLGKILQVRGLKVTAIKIDPYLNYDAGTMNPYQHGEVFVLDDGGEVDLDLGNYERFLDENLTFDHNITTGKVYKTVIERERKGEYLGKTVQIIPHITEEIKRRIKKVAIESEADIILIEVGGTVGDIESMPFLEAMRQLRMEEGERNVFFVHTTLVPTVEVVGEQKTKPTQHSVKELRSLGIQPDMIVGRSKEPLREETKRKISLFCDVPYEAVISAPDAKSIYEVPLIFEEQGVGEYILGKMQVRGEAPGWREWKRYLSKLYNPKNEVTIGIVGKYVHLKDSYISHREAFTHVSSALRTRVNLKWIDSEDLEDEGLDLLKGVDGILIPGGFGPRGTEGKIMAAKYARENGIPFLGVCFGFQLAVVEFARHVLGYEDANSTELHPSTDAPVIDLLPEQRDVKNLGGTMRLGAQKIIIEKGSMAHKIYGKLQIFERHRHRYEVNPDYIEEFEKNGLHFSGKDESGTRMEIFELKGHPFYMGSQFHPEFKSRPLKPSPLHLALVRAALEYKENHK; encoded by the coding sequence ATGAAGTACATTGTCGTCACAGGTGGAGTGATTTCTGGTCTTGGAAAGGGTATAACAACCAGTTCTTTGGGAAAGATTTTGCAAGTTCGTGGTTTGAAAGTTACAGCGATAAAAATCGACCCATATTTAAATTATGATGCAGGCACTATGAATCCATATCAGCATGGTGAGGTGTTTGTGCTTGATGATGGAGGCGAAGTTGATTTAGATTTAGGTAATTACGAGAGATTTTTGGATGAGAACCTGACATTTGATCATAATATCACCACGGGTAAGGTTTATAAAACCGTTATAGAGAGAGAAAGGAAGGGCGAGTATTTAGGTAAGACCGTTCAAATTATCCCCCACATAACCGAAGAGATAAAGAGAAGAATAAAAAAAGTTGCAATAGAAAGTGAAGCAGATATTATATTAATTGAAGTTGGAGGTACTGTGGGAGATATAGAGAGTATGCCATTCTTGGAAGCCATGAGACAACTTCGTATGGAAGAGGGTGAGAGAAATGTGTTTTTTGTGCACACCACCCTTGTACCTACTGTGGAAGTTGTGGGGGAGCAGAAAACAAAACCCACGCAGCACAGTGTTAAAGAGCTTCGCTCTCTCGGTATTCAGCCAGATATGATTGTTGGGCGCTCTAAGGAGCCATTGAGAGAGGAGACAAAGAGAAAAATCTCTCTTTTCTGTGATGTACCTTATGAAGCGGTTATTAGTGCACCTGATGCAAAATCCATATATGAAGTACCGTTAATTTTTGAGGAACAAGGTGTTGGAGAGTACATTCTTGGAAAGATGCAGGTAAGGGGCGAGGCACCAGGATGGAGAGAATGGAAGAGGTATCTCTCTAAACTTTACAATCCCAAAAATGAGGTAACTATAGGAATCGTTGGAAAGTATGTTCATCTCAAGGATTCCTATATAAGTCATCGAGAGGCATTTACCCATGTGTCTTCAGCCCTTCGAACAAGAGTGAATTTGAAATGGATCGATAGTGAAGATTTGGAGGATGAGGGATTAGATCTCTTAAAGGGTGTAGATGGAATTCTGATTCCTGGAGGTTTTGGCCCTAGAGGTACGGAGGGCAAAATAATGGCTGCAAAGTATGCTCGGGAAAACGGCATTCCATTTCTGGGTGTATGTTTTGGCTTTCAGCTTGCTGTGGTAGAATTTGCGCGCCATGTTTTGGGTTATGAAGATGCCAATAGCACAGAATTGCATCCGAGTACTGATGCGCCTGTTATAGACCTTCTCCCAGAGCAGAGAGATGTGAAAAATCTTGGAGGAACAATGCGTTTAGGGGCCCAAAAAATAATTATTGAGAAGGGGAGTATGGCGCATAAAATATATGGAAAGCTTCAAATCTTCGAAAGGCACAGGCATCGGTATGAGGTTAATCCAGATTATATAGAAGAATTTGAAAAGAACGGCTTGCATTTTTCAGGCAAGGATGAGAGTGGCACTCGTATGGAAATATTTGAATTGAAGGGACATCCATTCTATATGGGGTCTCAATTCCACCCCGAGTTCAAATCTAGGCCATTGAAACCATCTCCCCTGCATCTTGCATTGGTTAGAGCAGCGTTGGAGTATAAGGAAAATCATAAGTAA
- a CDS encoding ABC transporter permease — protein sequence MKAYPIIRESVRSSILDFSFPLVAILLLIVDIVIGVENKIFTETPTPYPFWLIFFFDSFIFMIYGGYLGTKYFAREFDKNTMISLVVTPAGRNGVYVGKLVGGLIVIGTLSLIVFFQILAFLGVWGDIAYLLWYWYGMHTLVLFISSLFTMFLAIAIGVLVKKTGATLLVSSFYVILSLFILAFMPMRYAVDDRVYYSIFFPNLGIWYLKLSISSYAIVYSFPILLGVIGTIFIALISFFLFKGVRL from the coding sequence ATGAAGGCATATCCTATAATAAGAGAGAGTGTGAGGAGTTCAATTTTAGATTTTTCATTTCCTTTGGTTGCAATATTGCTTTTAATCGTGGATATTGTAATAGGTGTTGAAAACAAAATATTCACAGAGACACCCACACCTTATCCGTTCTGGCTCATATTCTTTTTTGATTCTTTCATTTTCATGATATACGGAGGATATTTGGGCACAAAATACTTTGCGAGAGAGTTTGATAAAAACACGATGATATCCTTGGTAGTCACTCCTGCTGGGCGCAATGGAGTTTATGTTGGCAAGTTGGTTGGAGGATTGATAGTGATAGGTACCCTATCTCTAATTGTGTTCTTTCAAATTTTGGCATTTTTGGGAGTGTGGGGAGATATAGCTTATCTTTTATGGTACTGGTACGGAATGCACACACTTGTATTGTTCATCTCTTCTTTATTTACCATGTTCTTGGCAATTGCCATAGGGGTACTGGTTAAAAAAACAGGTGCAACTCTCTTGGTCTCCTCTTTTTATGTTATTTTATCTCTTTTCATTCTCGCATTTATGCCCATGAGATACGCTGTGGATGATAGAGTGTATTATTCCATATTTTTCCCTAACTTGGGAATATGGTACTTGAAATTATCCATATCCTCCTACGCTATAGTATATTCTTTCCCCATATTGCTAGGTGTGATAGGAACTATATTTATTGCATTAATTTCATTTTTCCTGTTCAAGGGGGTGAGATTGTGA
- a CDS encoding glycosyltransferase family 4 protein — protein sequence MKFAHISDVALPHIGGVEYVVHRYSTMQRNDGHKSYVITTKLPNTKNFEYVDSVPYYRLSKVGMGTSIIRKIKKINPDLIHTHSYIAAPVLSYFHKINPNIPILRHIHDVYIGKYEEYSGWEDSKMYERFEGFIIKLPYTAYITPSKYTKDKLIELGLPKERIHVVHPGVDIEKFGNSNRNYLREKYNIPKDKKIIGFVGRLSTGKGPQYLIEAAKDLKEAYIVLVGPNPNPKTSGILGIESMLRSLVKKYRMEDRVIFAGKIRDEEVPLYYDSFDIFCLPSISEGFGMSIAEALAAGKPVVSFNITAIPEIVKDGYNGLLAMPKDVDDLKEKLEMLINDERLYERLKKNTRSSVEKYTWENSYKKLMNVYSIYL from the coding sequence ATGAAATTTGCCCATATCAGCGATGTAGCCCTACCACACATCGGCGGAGTTGAGTATGTAGTGCATAGATATTCTACGATGCAAAGAAATGATGGTCATAAAAGCTATGTCATCACTACAAAATTACCAAACACAAAAAATTTTGAGTATGTGGATAGTGTACCCTACTATCGCCTCTCAAAAGTGGGGATGGGTACATCAATAATACGAAAAATAAAGAAAATAAATCCCGATTTGATACATACCCATTCCTACATAGCTGCACCTGTACTTTCATATTTTCACAAAATCAATCCGAATATTCCTATTTTAAGGCATATTCACGATGTCTATATAGGCAAGTACGAGGAATACTCCGGCTGGGAAGACTCAAAGATGTACGAAAGATTTGAGGGATTTATAATAAAGCTCCCTTACACCGCTTACATTACTCCAAGTAAATACACGAAAGATAAACTCATAGAATTGGGACTACCAAAAGAGAGAATTCATGTCGTACATCCCGGAGTGGATATCGAAAAATTTGGAAATAGCAATAGAAACTATCTGAGAGAGAAGTACAATATTCCCAAAGATAAAAAGATAATAGGATTTGTTGGGAGATTGAGCACAGGAAAAGGACCTCAATACCTCATAGAAGCTGCGAAAGATTTAAAGGAAGCATACATAGTGCTGGTGGGTCCAAATCCAAATCCCAAAACATCTGGAATTTTGGGAATAGAAAGTATGCTAAGAAGCCTAGTCAAAAAATACAGAATGGAGGATAGGGTAATTTTTGCAGGGAAGATAAGGGATGAAGAGGTGCCTCTTTACTATGATTCCTTTGACATTTTTTGTCTTCCAAGTATATCTGAGGGGTTTGGCATGAGCATAGCAGAAGCTTTAGCTGCGGGAAAACCTGTTGTATCATTCAACATAACCGCAATACCAGAAATCGTTAAAGATGGATACAATGGGTTATTGGCTATGCCCAAAGATGTTGATGATTTAAAAGAGAAACTGGAGATGCTTATAAATGATGAAAGATTATATGAGCGATTAAAAAAGAACACACGGAGTTCTGTGGAGAAATACACCTGGGAAAACTCATATAAAAAATTAATGAATGTGTACTCTATTTACTTATGA
- a CDS encoding ABC transporter ATP-binding protein: protein MNAIEVKDLNVWYGKFQALNEINFYVPKGLIAGLIGPNGAGKTTLIKSIVGILPYEGEIEVIEGDNIGYLAEDEGYYGYLTGYEYLRYFSDLYGFDRDKIYELLKLVGLDGKENVLISKYSKGMKRRLGIARTLLSHSSVIILDEPLSGLDPNIKSELRKIILEISKERTFLISSHQLRDIEEICDWIIMINEGKLLGFGKPEDLLEEVKPVREIIIQVKDVDESVVEELKRIEGVKNAILRGNIITIEYGGDDDSEIFKYLLSKGLKFNLKSDTLESIYREVYR, encoded by the coding sequence GTGAATGCCATAGAGGTCAAAGATCTGAATGTATGGTACGGAAAATTTCAAGCTTTAAATGAGATTAATTTTTATGTACCGAAGGGATTGATAGCGGGGCTTATAGGACCCAATGGTGCAGGAAAGACCACTTTAATAAAGAGCATTGTTGGCATACTACCCTATGAGGGAGAGATAGAGGTTATTGAGGGAGATAACATAGGGTATCTGGCGGAAGATGAGGGATATTACGGGTACTTAACGGGCTACGAGTATCTAAGATACTTCAGCGACCTTTACGGATTTGATAGAGATAAAATATATGAATTACTGAAATTGGTAGGATTGGATGGCAAGGAGAATGTTTTAATTAGCAAGTATTCCAAGGGTATGAAGAGAAGGTTGGGCATTGCGAGAACTCTTTTATCGCACTCTAGTGTAATAATATTAGACGAGCCTCTGAGCGGTTTAGATCCAAACATAAAGAGCGAGCTCAGAAAGATAATCTTGGAGATATCCAAAGAAAGGACTTTTTTAATATCCTCGCACCAGTTGAGGGATATAGAAGAAATTTGTGACTGGATAATAATGATAAACGAGGGAAAGCTCTTGGGATTTGGCAAGCCTGAAGATTTATTAGAAGAAGTTAAGCCGGTTAGGGAGATAATCATACAGGTAAAGGATGTGGATGAAAGCGTAGTTGAGGAACTAAAAAGGATAGAAGGAGTAAAAAATGCAATTTTAAGGGGAAATATAATAACGATAGAATACGGTGGAGACGATGATTCTGAGATTTTCAAGTATTTGCTCTCAAAGGGATTGAAATTTAATTTGAAGAGTGATACATTAGAATCCATATACAGGGAGGTATACAGATGA
- a CDS encoding rhomboid family intramembrane serine protease → MLSIGIIVLTLAIIVVFTVISFKKNPVFYLSLAFVMVYLIELYSYYQGSILQFYEVFACKSNIFDLGIFTAIYVHSLNPGHIFFNILIFFLVGIPFAQKVGNFKFTSIFLVSGLLANIGYSLFLRMSGINSFLIGASGAIFGIMGAFLILYPNEEITMFLGPILMPRVKVKYAVLAFMAVEFLATLFWVNDNVAHGAHVIGAVSGALFAYALRNYGVERIRIKSLNYEIIDELADTPELQSIAEKIKGERDEIIRSSWLLEFFRKKNGDAEFEGKYIKSGGKKYRIYR, encoded by the coding sequence GTGCTAAGTATAGGAATCATTGTATTAACCTTGGCCATAATAGTCGTATTTACGGTAATATCCTTCAAGAAAAATCCGGTGTTTTATCTCTCCCTAGCATTTGTCATGGTGTATTTGATTGAACTCTACTCTTATTACCAAGGTTCAATATTACAATTCTATGAAGTATTTGCCTGCAAGTCCAATATTTTTGATTTAGGTATATTTACAGCCATCTATGTGCATAGTTTGAATCCTGGGCATATATTTTTCAATATTCTCATATTCTTTTTAGTTGGCATACCTTTTGCCCAGAAAGTTGGAAACTTTAAATTCACAAGCATATTCCTTGTTTCTGGGCTCCTTGCCAACATTGGTTATTCTCTATTTCTAAGGATGAGTGGCATAAACTCGTTTCTTATAGGCGCCTCTGGAGCGATATTTGGTATAATGGGTGCGTTTTTAATTTTATATCCGAACGAGGAGATAACAATGTTTTTAGGTCCAATTTTGATGCCTCGTGTGAAGGTAAAGTATGCGGTTCTCGCTTTCATGGCCGTTGAATTCCTTGCCACACTATTCTGGGTAAATGATAATGTGGCACATGGTGCCCATGTAATAGGTGCTGTGAGTGGTGCCCTATTTGCCTATGCTTTGAGAAATTATGGGGTAGAAAGAATTAGAATTAAAAGCCTAAATTATGAGATTATAGATGAACTTGCAGATACACCCGAGCTCCAAAGCATTGCAGAAAAGATAAAAGGAGAGAGGGATGAAATAATACGCAGCTCTTGGCTCCTTGAATTTTTCAGAAAGAAGAATGGAGACGCCGAATTTGAGGGAAAGTATATTAAGAGCGGAGGTAAGAAATACAGAATTTATAGGTGA
- a CDS encoding proteasome assembly chaperone family protein, whose amino-acid sequence MDLEIYELKKIDLRDGIVIDGFPSVGLVSSIVANYIIESLNLEQIAIVDSPYFPSVALVRNGVPLSPVRIYGGKVNDNMKIAVFVSEFQIPTSLLKSMGKLMLDWADEQRISTVITPEGIIQEEREDVNVYAVTSTDYAKKRIPKGVLEFGEGVITGVTGVLLTEGRKRDTDVIALLAEAHPNYPDARAAAKIVEVLNEIMQGVKIDPKPLYEEAEKIEKNLAQIREQAAKVKKVPKDYIYA is encoded by the coding sequence ATGGATTTGGAGATTTACGAGTTAAAAAAGATTGACCTGCGCGATGGAATTGTTATTGATGGTTTTCCATCTGTGGGGCTTGTGAGCTCAATAGTTGCAAATTACATAATTGAGTCGTTGAATTTAGAGCAAATAGCGATAGTAGACAGCCCTTATTTTCCATCGGTAGCTCTTGTTAGAAATGGCGTGCCTCTAAGTCCTGTTAGAATATATGGCGGAAAAGTAAACGATAATATGAAAATAGCAGTATTTGTCTCTGAGTTTCAGATACCAACCTCATTACTCAAATCTATGGGAAAACTTATGTTAGACTGGGCAGACGAGCAGAGAATATCCACGGTCATAACTCCAGAAGGAATAATTCAAGAAGAAAGAGAAGATGTTAATGTATATGCTGTCACAAGCACAGATTATGCTAAAAAGAGAATACCCAAGGGAGTGTTAGAGTTCGGGGAGGGTGTTATCACAGGAGTTACAGGAGTGCTTTTAACTGAGGGAAGAAAGAGAGATACGGATGTTATAGCGCTTCTTGCGGAGGCGCATCCCAACTATCCCGATGCAAGGGCCGCTGCAAAGATAGTGGAGGTATTAAACGAAATTATGCAGGGAGTAAAAATAGATCCAAAGCCATTGTACGAGGAAGCGGAGAAAATAGAAAAGAATTTAGCGCAGATTAGGGAGCAGGCAGCTAAAGTTAAGAAAGTCCCCAAAGATTACATCTACGCTTGA
- the rtcA gene encoding RNA 3'-terminal phosphate cyclase yields MLIDGSYGEGGGQILRTSIALSAILGEDVEIINIRAKRRNPGLAAQHLWGIKLAGMMSNAKVSGLKVGSQRVVFSPNKIKGGEYRIDIGTAGSITLLLQTAIPIAIFADGRVILKITGGTDVSWSPPIDYYRYVLSYFLRRMGVKIDIEVIERGYYPEGGGKVKVEIEPAGLEGLSILKRCEMLGKMAYINMRGLPIHVVKRMSKVLREYKLFEDVGDEGRSKGCGLVILEEYSNTILAGDSLCKRGVPAEKVARIAVEKMEKERNSNSTVDVNMGDHLITFGSLAKGTTVYYVREVTEHIKTNAWVVQKFGKRVKVEKNKIEIQA; encoded by the coding sequence ATGCTCATTGATGGCTCTTATGGAGAGGGAGGTGGCCAAATTCTTCGCACTTCCATAGCCCTTTCAGCCATTTTAGGAGAGGATGTTGAGATTATAAATATTAGGGCAAAGAGGAGAAATCCAGGATTGGCAGCGCAGCATCTCTGGGGTATAAAGCTTGCAGGAATGATGAGCAACGCTAAAGTTTCAGGGCTCAAAGTTGGCTCACAGCGTGTAGTTTTCTCCCCAAATAAGATAAAGGGAGGGGAGTATAGAATTGACATAGGAACGGCAGGAAGCATAACTCTCCTTCTTCAAACTGCCATTCCCATAGCCATATTCGCTGATGGTAGGGTGATATTAAAAATAACAGGGGGCACAGATGTATCATGGTCGCCACCAATTGATTACTATCGCTATGTTCTTTCATACTTTTTGCGAAGAATGGGGGTCAAGATTGATATTGAAGTTATTGAGAGAGGTTACTATCCAGAGGGTGGAGGCAAGGTTAAGGTTGAGATTGAGCCAGCAGGGCTTGAGGGATTGAGTATATTGAAAAGGTGTGAAATGCTCGGTAAAATGGCTTATATAAATATGAGGGGATTGCCTATCCATGTTGTGAAAAGAATGAGTAAAGTTCTAAGAGAATATAAGCTCTTTGAAGATGTGGGAGATGAGGGCAGAAGTAAGGGCTGTGGATTGGTTATTTTGGAAGAGTACTCCAATACCATTCTTGCAGGAGATTCTCTGTGCAAAAGGGGAGTTCCAGCAGAGAAAGTTGCCAGAATTGCCGTTGAAAAAATGGAGAAGGAGCGAAATTCTAATTCTACAGTGGATGTTAATATGGGAGACCATCTAATCACATTTGGCTCATTGGCGAAAGGAACGACAGTTTATTATGTTAGGGAAGTGACAGAGCACATAAAAACCAACGCTTGGGTGGTGCAAAAATTTGGTAAGAGAGTAAAAGTAGAAAAAAACAAAATAGAGATTCAAGCGTAG
- the thiC gene encoding phosphomethylpyrimidine synthase ThiC, with protein MQMKSAKNGEYTEEMRYIAKKEGVDIEKLRRAVAKGHVVILRNTKHNVEPVGVGSGLRVKVNANIGTSMDIVNVEAEVRKAKIAKKYGADTIMDLSTGGNLPEIRHRIMKEVPMVIGTVPIYEAAWQMLERKKAIVEMSEDDMFNAVESHLRDGVDFLTIHVGVTREAVEKMKKHPRVVGTVSRGGTFHAAWILHNDKENPFYENYDYLLELLAEYDATISLGDGLRPGGLPDATDFLQIHELYTIGRLVKRAREKGVQAMVEGPGHIPIDQIEANVKMAKIATDNAPFYVLGPLVTDIASGYDHITAAIGGAIAAKAGADFLCYVTPAEHLALPNEEEVKLGVIATRIAAHAVNLTRFEDEYKWDYEMSKARASLRWDEQLNLSIDKENAIKIRKERYPHSPQVCTMCGEFCAIKILRDYLNEGKE; from the coding sequence ATGCAGATGAAGAGTGCGAAGAATGGGGAATACACCGAAGAAATGAGATATATTGCGAAGAAAGAAGGAGTAGATATTGAAAAGCTCCGCAGGGCTGTTGCTAAGGGGCATGTTGTTATATTGAGGAATACCAAGCATAATGTTGAGCCCGTTGGAGTTGGCTCTGGATTGAGGGTTAAGGTTAATGCAAATATAGGCACTTCAATGGATATTGTGAATGTTGAGGCCGAAGTGCGTAAGGCAAAAATTGCCAAAAAATATGGGGCGGATACCATAATGGATTTGAGCACGGGAGGCAATCTCCCCGAGATTAGGCATAGGATAATGAAGGAAGTGCCAATGGTAATAGGTACCGTGCCAATATATGAGGCAGCATGGCAGATGCTTGAGAGAAAAAAAGCAATTGTGGAGATGAGCGAGGATGATATGTTCAATGCAGTTGAATCACACTTGAGAGATGGTGTGGATTTCCTCACGATTCATGTTGGCGTAACGAGGGAGGCAGTGGAGAAGATGAAGAAGCATCCTCGCGTTGTGGGCACTGTTTCTCGGGGCGGCACATTCCATGCGGCTTGGATTCTGCATAATGATAAAGAGAATCCCTTTTACGAGAATTATGATTATCTTCTTGAATTACTTGCCGAATATGATGCCACCATAAGTTTAGGCGATGGATTGCGCCCTGGAGGCTTGCCAGATGCCACCGATTTTCTGCAAATTCATGAGTTGTATACCATAGGAAGGTTGGTGAAAAGGGCTAGGGAAAAAGGTGTGCAGGCAATGGTAGAAGGCCCTGGACATATTCCAATTGATCAAATAGAGGCAAATGTGAAGATGGCAAAGATTGCCACGGATAATGCACCTTTTTATGTTCTTGGTCCCCTTGTGACGGACATCGCGTCTGGCTATGACCACATCACCGCTGCCATAGGGGGTGCCATAGCAGCCAAGGCAGGCGCTGATTTCCTGTGCTATGTTACTCCTGCCGAGCATCTTGCTTTGCCCAATGAGGAAGAGGTAAAACTGGGGGTAATAGCAACGAGAATAGCTGCACATGCCGTGAATCTAACAAGGTTTGAAGATGAATACAAATGGGATTACGAGATGTCTAAAGCCCGTGCCTCCCTTCGTTGGGATGAGCAACTAAATCTCAGTATAGACAAGGAGAATGCAATAAAAATAAGGAAAGAGAGGTATCCACACAGTCCGCAGGTATGTACAATGTGTGGAGAGTTTTGTGCCATAAAAATATTGAGAGATTATCTAAACGAGGGAAAAGAATAA